A single Deinococcus sedimenti DNA region contains:
- a CDS encoding SRPBCC family protein, producing the protein MKLSYSGQEKVQAPPAAVWAFVQDPERVARCLPDVQEVVVHDQTHMDATVQVGVGMVRGKFKFKIEVQPDEAQNRVNVKVQGGGLGSVVDLLAGANVLDNGDGTTTLDWTGDATMRGPVATVGGRLLDAQAQKLISKTFENMSAHVGASAGTIA; encoded by the coding sequence ATGAAACTCAGTTACTCAGGTCAGGAGAAGGTGCAGGCTCCCCCCGCCGCCGTGTGGGCGTTCGTGCAGGACCCCGAGCGGGTGGCGCGCTGCCTGCCCGACGTGCAGGAGGTCGTCGTGCACGACCAGACGCACATGGACGCCACCGTGCAGGTGGGGGTCGGCATGGTCCGCGGGAAGTTCAAGTTCAAGATCGAGGTGCAGCCCGACGAGGCACAGAACCGCGTGAACGTGAAGGTGCAGGGCGGCGGGCTGGGCAGCGTCGTGGACCTTCTGGCGGGTGCGAACGTGCTGGACAACGGGGACGGCACCACCACGCTGGACTGGACCGGGGACGCCACCATGCGCGGCCCGGTCGCCACGGTCGGCGGGCGTCTGCTGGACGCGCAGGCGCAGAAACTCATCTCGAAGACCTTCGAGAACATGAGCGCGCACGTCGGCGCGTCCGCCGGGACGATCGCCTAG
- a CDS encoding AAA family ATPase, translating into MNPSVKEWQTAFQTRGYVAGDALATALRLVVGLGKPLLLEGPAGVGKTEAAKTLADVLGTRLIRLQCYEGLDAQSALYEWNYARQLLHLRAAELRGETAEDDLYSERFLMPRPLLQAIREPRSAVLLIDEIDRADDAFEAFLLELLAEWQITVPELGTLSAVSRPHVILTSNRSRELSDALRRRCLYHWTEYPSRAQELLIVQSRLPGINETLARQVTDAVHALRALPLGKAPGVAETLDWAAALVSLHADHLDAESLHATLGAVLKLREDQLLAAPTLQGVAAQARARG; encoded by the coding sequence GTGAACCCCAGTGTGAAGGAATGGCAAACGGCGTTTCAGACGCGTGGTTACGTGGCCGGGGACGCCTTGGCGACCGCGCTGCGGCTGGTGGTGGGCCTGGGCAAACCGCTGCTGCTGGAGGGCCCGGCGGGCGTCGGGAAGACCGAGGCGGCCAAGACGCTGGCCGACGTGCTGGGCACCCGGTTGATCCGGCTGCAATGCTACGAGGGCCTGGACGCGCAGTCGGCACTGTACGAGTGGAACTACGCGCGGCAGCTGCTGCACCTGCGCGCGGCGGAACTGCGCGGGGAGACCGCCGAGGACGACCTGTACAGCGAGCGGTTCCTGATGCCGCGGCCCCTGCTGCAGGCCATCCGCGAACCCCGCTCCGCGGTGCTGCTGATCGACGAGATCGACCGGGCCGACGACGCCTTCGAGGCCTTCCTGCTGGAACTGCTGGCCGAGTGGCAGATCACCGTGCCGGAACTGGGCACCCTCTCGGCGGTCAGCCGCCCGCACGTGATCCTGACCAGCAACCGCTCGCGGGAACTGAGTGACGCGCTGCGCCGCCGCTGCCTGTACCACTGGACGGAGTACCCCAGCCGCGCGCAGGAACTGCTGATCGTGCAGTCGCGCCTGCCGGGCATCAACGAGACGCTGGCGCGGCAGGTCACGGACGCCGTGCACGCCCTGCGCGCCCTGCCGCTGGGCAAGGCGCCGGGCGTCGCCGAGACGCTCGACTGGGCGGCGGCGCTGGTCAGTCTGCACGCCGATCACCTGGACGCCGAGTCGCTGCATGCGACGCTGGGCGCGGTGCTAAAACTGCGTGAGGATCAGCTGCTGGCCGCGCCGACGCTGCAGGGCGTGGCGGCGCAGGCCCGGGCGCGTGGCTGA
- a CDS encoding nucleotidyltransferase family protein, with protein MTPASSGPVAGVLLAAGRSTRMGRPKQLEPLDGRPLVWHAARALADGGHDALLAVIPPGDVGNGIREALRGLPFAFAVNPDPARGLAGSFRVAVGALPSELAAVNFALADMPLLSGAQHAALIAAFRETGAPVVLAAYADPGDDPVRAPPHLFRADLLGSVRDAPDADHGPRHLIRAHAAQAVTLTFPARSLLDVDTPEALAQAQAALTGGRG; from the coding sequence ATGACCCCAGCCTCCTCCGGCCCGGTCGCGGGCGTGCTGCTCGCCGCCGGACGCAGCACCCGCATGGGCCGCCCCAAGCAGCTCGAGCCGCTGGATGGTCGCCCGCTGGTGTGGCACGCGGCGCGGGCCCTCGCGGACGGCGGGCACGACGCTCTGCTGGCCGTGATTCCCCCGGGCGACGTGGGGAACGGCATCCGCGAGGCTCTGCGGGGGCTGCCGTTCGCGTTCGCGGTGAACCCGGACCCGGCGCGCGGCCTGGCCGGCTCCTTCCGGGTGGCCGTCGGCGCGCTGCCCTCCGAACTGGCCGCCGTGAACTTCGCGCTGGCCGACATGCCCCTCCTGAGCGGCGCGCAGCACGCCGCGCTGATCGCCGCGTTCCGCGAGACGGGCGCGCCGGTCGTGCTGGCCGCGTACGCCGACCCCGGCGACGACCCGGTCCGCGCACCGCCGCACCTGTTCCGCGCGGACCTGCTCGGAAGCGTGCGGGACGCCCCGGACGCCGACCACGGCCCCCGCCACCTGATCCGCGCGCACGCCGCGCAGGCCGTCACCCTGACGTTCCCCGCCCGCTCCCTGCTGGACGTCGACACCCCCGAAGCCCTCGCGCAGGCGCAGGCGGCCCTGACCGGCGGGCGCGGCTGA